Proteins found in one Aquibium microcysteis genomic segment:
- the ssb gene encoding single-stranded DNA-binding protein, whose product MAGSVNKVILIGNLGADPEIRRLGSGEPVVNMRIATSETWRDKQSGERREKTEWHQVVIFNEQLAKVAEQYLKKGMKVYIEGQLQTRKWEKDGVERYSTEIVLQRFRGELQMLDGRGDREGSSIGYSGGQSSGRGGSDFGSSGPMDDRGDRDRGSRGGGGGFSRDLDDEIPF is encoded by the coding sequence ATGGCAGGCAGCGTGAACAAGGTCATTCTGATCGGAAACCTGGGGGCCGATCCCGAGATCCGTCGTCTCGGCTCGGGCGAGCCGGTCGTCAACATGCGCATCGCGACCTCCGAGACCTGGCGCGACAAGCAGTCGGGCGAACGGCGCGAGAAGACCGAGTGGCACCAGGTGGTGATCTTCAACGAACAGCTCGCCAAGGTCGCCGAGCAGTACCTGAAGAAGGGCATGAAGGTCTATATCGAGGGCCAGTTGCAGACCCGGAAGTGGGAGAAGGACGGCGTCGAGCGCTATTCGACCGAGATCGTCCTGCAGCGCTTCCGCGGCGAACTGCAGATGCTGGACGGCCGCGGCGACCGCGAGGGCTCCTCGATCGGCTATTCGGGCGGCCAATCCTCCGGCCGCGGCGGTTCCGATTTCGGCTCGTCGGGTCCGATGGACGATCGCGGCGACCGGGATCGCGGCAGCCGTGGCGGCGGAGGCGGCTTCTCGCGCGATCTCGACGACGAGATTCCGTTCTGA
- a CDS encoding NuoB/complex I 20 kDa subunit family protein, whose translation MGLNDGSQTLIAPKPKGIIDPATGKPIGADDRFYGEINSELADKGFLVTSSEALITWARTGSLMWMTFGLACCAVEMMHISMPRYDAERFGIAPRASPRQSDVMIVAGTLTNKMAPALRKVYDQMPEPRYVISMGSCANGGGYYHYSYSVVRGCDRVVPVDIYVPGCPPTAEALLYGILLLQKKIRRTGTIER comes from the coding sequence ATGGGACTGAACGATGGTTCGCAGACCCTGATCGCGCCGAAGCCGAAGGGGATCATCGATCCCGCGACCGGCAAGCCGATCGGGGCGGATGACCGCTTCTATGGCGAGATCAATTCGGAACTGGCCGACAAGGGTTTTCTCGTCACGTCGTCGGAGGCGTTGATCACCTGGGCGCGCACCGGCTCGCTGATGTGGATGACCTTCGGGCTGGCCTGCTGCGCGGTGGAGATGATGCACATCTCGATGCCGCGCTACGACGCCGAGCGCTTCGGCATCGCGCCGCGCGCCTCGCCGCGCCAGTCCGACGTGATGATCGTCGCCGGCACGCTGACCAACAAGATGGCGCCGGCGCTGCGCAAGGTCTACGACCAGATGCCAGAGCCGCGCTACGTCATCTCGATGGGCTCCTGCGCCAACGGCGGCGGCTACTATCATTATTCCTATTCGGTGGTGCGCGGCTGCGACCGGGTGGTGCCGGTGGACATCTACGTGCCAGGCTGCCCGCCGACCGCCGAGGCGCTGCTCTACGGCATCCTGCTGCTGCAGAAGAAGATCAGGCGCACGGGCACGATCGAGAGGTAG
- a CDS encoding NADH-quinone oxidoreductase subunit A produces the protein MDELLVSYLPIVIFIGVALVVGIALIAAPFLIAYKNPDPEKLSAYECGFNAFDDARMKFDIRFYLVSILFIIFDLEVAFLFPWAVSFGEIGMLGFWSMMVFLGVLTIGFIYEWKKGALEWD, from the coding sequence ATGGACGAACTCCTCGTTTCGTATCTACCCATCGTGATCTTCATCGGCGTGGCGCTGGTTGTCGGTATCGCGCTGATCGCGGCACCCTTCCTGATCGCCTACAAGAACCCGGATCCGGAAAAGCTGTCGGCCTACGAGTGCGGCTTCAACGCCTTCGACGACGCGCGCATGAAGTTCGACATCCGCTTCTACCTGGTCTCGATCCTGTTCATCATCTTCGACCTGGAAGTGGCGTTCCTGTTCCCCTGGGCGGTGTCGTTCGGCGAGATCGGCATGCTGGGCTTCTGGTCGATGATGGTCTTCCTTGGCGTCCTGACGATCGGCTTCATATATGAGTGGAAGAAGGGAGCGCTGGAATGGGACTGA